The nucleotide sequence GGCCTCCCCCGTGGGATAGCGCACCGACGTCGACCGATTCTCCCGTCTCGGTCCGTCGGTGCGCTCGCGAGCGGGTATGACCACCCGCTCGCAGACACCTCCGCTTCCGATCGGCCGACGCCACCCGGCGACCGGTCGACAGAGGCACCCGAACGCGGATGGCTCACCATCCACGCGATCGACACCCCTTTTGCTCGTAGTCGGCGTCGACGACACGAGACAGTAGCTGGGTTCGACAGCTGACTCGAACCGAGAACAGTCCGGTGAGTCACGCGATTCGGTGGGTTGATAGTGATCCCGGCTAATTCGGGACTACGACTGGTCCGGATGCTCTCGTTGTCCTCGCAAAGCGCGCTGTACGGCGCGTACGTCTTCGCTTTTGCGGCCGCTGCTGTCGTCTGCTTTGCGATGGTGCCGCAGGCACGTCGAATCGAACACGAGGAGACGAGACGGGGGCTCTTCTGGCTCCTCGTCACGAGCGGCGGTTGGGCGGCGGCACACGTCGGATACCTCACGCTCCCGACGATCGGACTTCGGTACGGTTCGTACGTCCTTGGTCTGGTCGTCGGCATCGCCTCGGTCGGACCGTGGCTGTACTTCTGTTCTGCGTACACCGGCCGGTCGATCCACCGCGACCCGGCAATCAGACGGGCGTTTCTGGTCGTCTTTCTCGTGATCGTCGGGGTGAAGCTCACGAACCCGATCCACCAGTGGTACTTCGTCGCCGAGTGGGCGACAGAACCGTTCGCGTACCTCGAAATGCGTCACCGGGCGTTCCACTGGATCGTGATGGGGCTGGCGTACGCGCTCGCGTTCGTCGGATTCTTCATGCTCTTCGAGCTGTTCGTCCGCGTCAACTCCGACACCCGACCGCTGTTCGTGCTAATCGGACTGACCGGCATTCCGGTCGTTCTCGACGTCGCCGGCGCGGTCTCGCCTAACATCCTCGACATCACCTACTCCTCGATCGGCGTGGCCGCCTTCTCCGTCGGCGTGTTCTCGCTGTACTTCGATCAGTTCCAGTTCGTCCGCGTCGCGGGCGAAACAACCGATCCGATCGTCGTCGTCGACGAGAGCGGCGACCTCCGAGATTACAACCAACGCGCCGCTGAGCTGTTCCCCGAACTCTCGAACTCGATCGACGAGCCGCTCTCGACGCTGGCCCCCGACCTCGCCGCTGCGATCGACGAACAGGATTCGATACTCCAACTCGAGGATAGCGACGGGACCCGCTACTACAACGTCTCCTCGAACCCGTTCATGACGGGGGGTGCCCAGACCGGCCGCTCCATCGTCCTGACGGACGTGACCCACCGCGAACAGTACCGCCAAGAGCTCGAAACGAAGAACCAGAAGCTCGAACAGTTCGCGAGCATCGTCTCGCACGACCTCCGGAATCCGCTGCAGGTCGCGAAGGGACGCGTCGAACTCGCGATCGAGGATCAAGACGTCAAGCACCTCGAACCGGTCGTCCGGGCACACAAGCGGATGGAGCAGCTGATCGAAGAGATGCTGACGCTCGCCCGCGAGGGCGTCGCAATCGACGAGACCGAGGCCGTCGACCTCCGGCGACTCGCCGAGCAGTCGTGGGAGATGGTCGCCGCCACCGATGCGTCGCTCTCGGTCGATATCGGCGACGGGACGACCGTTTCAGCGGATCCCGAGCGACTCCAGCAACTGTTCGAGAACCTCTTCCGAAACGCCGTAGAGCACAGCTCTACGAGCCCTCCGTCGCAAACTCCGGAGGACGCCGTGGAACACGGCGGAAGCGACGTGGTCGTGACCGTCGGCGTCCTCGCCGACGGCGCGGGTTTCTACGTCGAGGACAACGGCCCCGGCATTCCGCCTGACGATCGCGAGCAGATCTTCGAGACGGGCTATACGACCTCAGAGGGCGGCACCGGGTTCGGTCTCGCTATCGTCTCCGAGATCGTCGACGCTCACGGCTGGGACATCCGCGCGGTGGAGGGGAGCGCGGGCGGCGCACGCTTCGAGATCCGGACAGAGTGACCGCCGTGATGGAGAACCGAGAATGGCCGTGAGAGTCGAAGATGGCTGTGAGAGCCGACGACGTTCGAGACGATTGACTCATTCTCGGACTGACGCGTTCGCGGCGACCGACATCCTATAGGCGGTTCCGCCACACTGGCTAGGTATGACGACACTCGACCTGTACGACGACGTCCGCTCGACGCTCGACCCCGAGGAAGGGGAGATCCAGACCGCGGAACTGGTCGTCACCGACGACGTGCTCGTGAAGGCGTTCGCGCTCGGCCCCGGAGCCGAACTCGAACCGCACGAGCACGCCGAGAGCACGAACGTCTTCCACGTCCTCGAAGGATCGGTTATCGTCCTGCGCGACGACGAGCGCGAGACCGTCGACGCGCCCGGCGTCGTCCGACACGATCGCGGCGCGATCCACGGCGCGCGAAACGAGACCGATGAGGTCGTCGTGTTCACTGCGAGCCTCTGTCCACTCCCCTGATACTGCGTCGATCTTGCGCGGACACCTCGCATCGTAGTCACGGCCGCACACGGCAGCGGTGACCGCCCGAAACGATTAACGGCACCCCACGAGACGGGCGCGTATGGATCGCATCCCGTTCGGCGTGTCGCGCTTCGACAGCGTCGTCGGCGGCGGCGCACCCTCGGGAACGGTCGTGCTCCTCGTCGGCGAACCCGGCGCGGGCGCACGGGAATTTATGTACACGAGCGCGACGATGAACGCGGTCGCGCACGCCGATCCCGAACTGTTCGAGCTCCACTACGGCGACCTCCACGAAACCGCGCGGCTCCCCGATGCAGTGCAGTACCTCTCGTTCACCGACGACGAGGAAAAGCTGCGGCGTGAGATGTCCTACGTGCTCGACGACAAACTCGTGAATGCCGCGGCGGACCGCATCGAAGTCCGCGATTTCTCCCCGGAGTACTTCCAGTTGAGCCCGGTCCCCCGCGAGTGGTACCTCGGCGAGACGACGAAGCTACAGGATCTCGGCGGGCGCGAGGAGCGATCCTCGGTGCTCACCGCGCTCGGCCGCCACCTCAACGCGCACGCGCCGGAGAACCTCGTGGTCATCGATTCGATAACCGATCTGCTCGCGGCGATCTCCGACGAGATGGCGTGGAACGACATCGCGATGGTGCTGCGCGGGCTGGCGAAGGCCGCGCACCGCTGGGACGGCCTCGTGTTGGCGTACGCGAGCCGAGAGGCGATCGGCGAAACGCAACTCGGCCACCTGATGGACGCCGCCGACGGGACGCTGCAGTTCGAGTGGGAATCGGGCGGGTCGAAGCGAGCCCGCACGATGGTCGTCCAAGAATTCCGTGGCGTCCTCTCGCAGATCGAACGCGAGGACATCGTCCGATTCGAGACGGAGATCCACGAGGGCGGCTTCGACGTCAGCGACGTGCGGAAGATCAGGTGACGTCGGCGACTTCGACTGCAACTGATGCGCCGGTCGAAGAGACATTCACTCTTTGATGTCGACGCCGGTGATCTCGAAGCGAGCACCGCCGTCTTTCCCTTCGACCGCGTGGATTTCCCACCCGTGCGACATCGCGCACTGTTGGACGATCGAGAGGCCGAATCCGGTTCCCTCGTGCGTCGTCGAGTAGCCGTACTCGAAGATCTGCTCGCGATCGTCGGGCGGAATGCCGGGGCCGTTGTCCTCGACGTAGAAACCCGCGTCGTCGGCGAGGACGCCGACGGTCACGACCACGTCGCTTCCGCCGTGTTCCACGGCGTCCTCCGGAGTTTGCGACGGAGGGCTCGTAGAGCTGTGCTCTACGGCGTTCCCCTGAGTCTGCGACGGAGGGCTCGTGGAACCGTGTTCCACGGCGTTTCGGAAGAGGTTCTCGAACAACTGTCTGAGCTGCGTCTCGTCGGCGCTGATCGTGCCGGAGACGTCGACAGCGAGGTCGGCGTCGCCGGTGTCGACGTTCCGCCAGCACGCTTCGACGAAATCGGCCAGCGAGACGGGCGTCAGGTCGAGGTCGGTGTCGCGATCGCGAGCGAGGATGAGTAAGTCGTCGATGAGTTCGGCCATCCGCTCGTGGGCGTTGGCGACGTGTTCGAGTTCCTCGCTGTCGCATTCAGATCTGGCCAGCTCCAAGCGCCCCTCGGCGACGTTCAGCGGGTTCCGGAGGTCGTGTGAGACGACGCTCGCGAACTCCTCGAGCCTCGCGTTCTGTTTGGTCAGCTCGCGCTCGCGTTCGCGAAGTCGTTCGTTCCGCTGGACCTGTTCGAGCGCGGTGACGATGTTGACCCCGAGGATCTCGCCGAGGACGACGTCCTCCGGACCGAAGGCGTCCGGCGTGGGCGACCCCGCGATGAGAACGCCGTACTCGTCGAGTGGAACGTACAGCTCACTTCGGATCTGTGTGTCCGTGTTGTAGACGTCCGGGTCGGTGAGGACGTTCCCGATGGACTGTGCCTCGCCCTGTTCGTAGACGCGCCACGCGATCCCCTCTCCCTCGGAGAACGTCGGCAGATCGCCGACGAGTTCCGTCGCCGTCTCGCTGTAGGCGATCGGCACGAGTCCGACGCCCTCCTCGTGAAAGTTGATCACGCTCGCATCGAGGTTGAGGACGGTCTCGGCGGCCTCAACGCCGATCTCGGCCACTTCGGTACAACTTTCGGCCGTCATCAGCTCTCTGGCGGTCTCGTTCAGCGCTTCGAGGCGCTGTTCGCGTCGTTTGCGCTCCGTGACGTCGTAGTACACCCACAAGTGGCCCTGTCCGTCGGGGAGTTCGATGGGTCGGTAGTTCCGCTCGTATGCGCGGCCGTCTTCGAGCAGGAGTTCGTCGTTCCAGATCGACTCGCGCGCGTCGATGAGCTCCTCGGTTCGCGAGACGAATGCCTCGGGATCCGCAAAGCGGTCGCTGATCTGTCGGGCGAACGCTTCGCAGTCGGTCCCGATCACGTCGTCCGGGTCGGCGGAGATCTCGAAGAGTTCTAACAGCCGCTCGTTGACCCGGAGGACGTTTCGGTCCGCGCCCTCCGCGAGGACGCCGACCGGAAGCGTCTCGAAGAGCGTCGAGCGGAGGATGTTCGTCTGTTCGAGCTCCTCGCGCTGTCGCTGTTCCTCGGTGATGTCCTCGAACTGCGAGAAGATCGTGATGATGTCGCCGTCGTCGTCGGTGACGACCCGGTTGTGCCACGCGCACAGCCGCCGAGTGCCGTCTGCTCGAACGATGTCGTTGACGCTCTGGTAGCCGCCGCGATTTGCGAGCAACTGGCGCTCGACCTCGGCGACGTGCCGCCGTTCGTCCTCGGGGACGATCGGCAGCCACGTGCCGCCGACGAGTTCGTCCGCTGAATACCCCGTGATCTCGGCCGCCGCCTCGTTGACGCGGACGATCGTGAACGACTCGTCGTACTCGATCGTCCCCAGTGGAGACTGCTCGATGAACCGCGAGAGCCGCTTTTCGCTCTCGGCTAACGCCTGTTGCGAGCGGGTCTGCTCGACGGCGTTCTCGATCCGGTTCGCGAGGACGGTGTACTGCTCGGTGCCGGTCTCCTTCTGGAGGTAGTCGGTCACCCCCGCGGAGATCGCCTTGCTCGCGATCTCCTCTGAGCCGCGGCCCGTAAAGAGGATGAACGGCACGTCGCGACCGAGACCTCTGACGCGTTCGAGGAGTTCGAGACCGTCCATTTCGGGCATCTCGTAGTCGCTGACGACGCAGTCGATTCGCTCGCCTTCGATCCGTTCGAGGGCGCTCTCGGCGTCCGTCGAGGTGTAGACGGTGAACGAATCGTCGAACCGGGTCAAAAATGCGGCCGTGAGGTCGACGATCGCGGGATCGTCGTCGACGTGGAGCACGCGGATCTCCGTCGAGGAGTCCCGCGCTTCTCCCGTCGTTTCAGCCATACGAGAGTATACAGAAACGACTGGTATATATGTTCGCGCCGGATCTCGGGGGTCGAAACCGAACGGTTCGTCGCCGTCGGGCAGTACACCCTTGTCGATCGAGCGCCTATCCGGGGTATGCTCACGGGGCTCCGACGGCTCGGTCTCGAAGTGAAGTCGCTCGACCGCGCGCGCGGGTTCTACGAGGGTCGACTCGGTCTCACTCGGGCCGGGTCCGATGGCCGAGAGCGCGTCTGCTATCGAGTCGGCTCCGGGGACGCCACCCCCACCGCGCTGCTGCTCCGACGTCCGACGGACAGGCCCCGCGGCGGGGTGCACACCCACTACGCGTTCTCGACGACGGCGGCGGCGTACTCGCAGTGGCGACGCCGACTCGCGGATCTCGATCCCGTCGAGTTCTCGTTCGGATCGAGCGACTCACTGTACGTCTACGACCCGGACGGAAACTGCGTCGAGATCGGAAGCGTCGACGCTTCGACGGCGGGTGAATCTGTTGCGCCCCCCGACGCCGACGAGTCGGCCCCGCCGCTCACGGGCATCTTCGAGGTCGTCTTAGAGGTGATGAATCTGCCCCGCGCGGAGGCGCGTTACCGACGCTTGGGATTCGAGGTCATCGACCGGGGCTCCGAACGCCACCGGGTCCGACTCGACGGGCCGGTCGCGCTCGAACTCTGGGAGCCGCAGTTGGGCATCGCGGACGCCCGCGGCGGACTGCACGTCGACCTCGCCTTCCTCACGCCGAACCCCGACGCCGCGGTCGAGGCCGGCGGGCCGTGGCCGAGCGATCCCGAGGCGGTCGACGGGGGCGTCCGCGTCGTCGACGACGACGGGCACGTTTTGACGTTTCTTCGCGCGTGACGCGCGAGCGAAGTCGCGGCGGTGATGCCGTTCAGACGTATTCTGGACGATGCCGTCAGATGTCCCCCGCGACGCCGCGCTTAGAGCCGGTCAGTGTCGATATCGACGCCCGGCGGGGCGACGACGAGGAATCGGCGGAAGTGCGTCAGCGAGCCCCCGAGGTCTCTGACCGGTCGCGCGAATCCCTTCGCCAGTTCGTTGAGGTCGCCGTCGACGGCGAGGACGAGCACGTTGTCGGACTCGACGGCGTCGATCCACACGTCGGGGTCGGTCGAACCGTCGAGAACGCCGAGCACCACGTCGCCCTCGACGTCGTCGCCGAGGTGTTCTTCGGCCTCCGAGAGGTTCAGGTTGAAGTCGCTCATACTCTGCCCCACGCGAAGCGGGACGAAAAGGATTCGGACGCGTGCGACGGAGGTCCGACGGTCTCTTCGGCGCTCCGTTCCGGTCGGCCGCAGCCACAACGACGGCAAGGTCAGTTCCACTCCGACGTGCGCGCGAGCGTGTTCCGCGATCGATCGTCCGGATTCGAGGCGGAAATTGCGCCAACCCGGCAGTAGTGACACGGGCTCGTCGCCCTGTAGGGCCGGATCGAGAGCGTGCTCGGTTCGGTCGAAAAACGCAGAGGTTCCCGATATTCGGCGGGTACGAACCGATTCCAGCCGATATCCGCTCGTCCGAACGCGGCCGTCGCGACCACTCACAGCGAAAGCCTTTAATATCTATCCGGATCAGTGATCAGACACAATGTCTCACGACGACATGGAGGCTCAGTCGGACACCCCGGCTGGTCGAGTTCTTCCAGGGCACGTTAGCCCAAATAACTGAATCCGAGATCGAGAACGTACGGATTTTCGACACGACGCTCCGCGACGGTGAGCAGTCACCACGCACCTCGTTCAGCTACGACGAGAAGCGCGACATCGCGGCGACGCTGGACGAGATGGGGACGCACGTCATCGAGGCGGGGTTCCCGGTCAACTCCGACGCCGAGTTCGAATCCGTGAGTGACATCGCCGCCGCGACGGACACGACCGTCTGCGGGCTGGCGCGCGTGGTCGACAAGGACGTCGAGGCCGCGATCGACTCCGGCGTGGGGCTGGTCCACGTCTTCGTCAGCACGAGCGACGTGCAGCTGGCGGACTCGATGCACGCCTCCCGCGAGGAGGCCGTCGAACGCGCTGTCGCGAGCGTCGAGCGGGTGAAGGAGGCGGGCGTCGAGGTGATGTTCTCACCGATGGACGCCACCAGAACCGACATCGACTTCTTGGCCGACATCCTGAGCGCCGTCGACGAGGCGGGCGTCGACTGGGTCAACATCCCGGACACCTGCGGCGTCGCGACGCCGACGCGCTTCGCGAGCATGGTCCGCGAGGTGCGCAAGCACACCGACGCGCGAGTCGACGTGCACGCGCACGACGACTTCGGGCTGGCCGCCGCCAACGCGATGGCCGGCTTCGAGGCGGGCGCGTCCCAAGCGCAGGTGTCGGTCAACGGTATCGGCGAGCGCGCCGGCAACGCCGCCTTCGAGGAAGTAGTGATGTCGGCGGAGTCGCTGTACGGCGTCGACACGGGGATCGACACCACCCGAATCACCGAACTGTCGCGGATGGTCGAGGAGGCCAGCGACATCCCGGTTCCGGCGAACAAGCCGGTCGTGGGACGAAACGCCTTCTCACACGAGAGCGGAATCCACGCCGCGGGGGTCATCGAGAACGCCGACACGTTCGAGCCCGGCGTGATGACACCCGAGATGGTCGGGGCCCAGCGGGAGTTCGTCCTCGGCAAGCACACCGGCACTCACTCCGTCCGCAAGCGACTGGAGGAGTCCGGGTTCGCGCCGACCGACACGGAGGTCCGCGAGGTCACCCGGCGGGTCAAGGACTACGGTGCGGAGAAAGAGCGCGTCACCGTCGACGTGTTGACGCGGTTCGCCCGCGAGGCCGACGTCGAACGGCCCGACGAGGACGAACAGGAGGAGGTCCGCGCCTGATGGCGCGCGCGCCGGTTGCTCGATCCGACGAGCCTCGGGTGCGCTGCCGACCGACTTCCGTGAACGGGCGCGCGGCGCGAAAC is from Halobellus sp. LT62 and encodes:
- a CDS encoding ATP-binding protein; amino-acid sequence: MIPANSGLRLVRMLSLSSQSALYGAYVFAFAAAAVVCFAMVPQARRIEHEETRRGLFWLLVTSGGWAAAHVGYLTLPTIGLRYGSYVLGLVVGIASVGPWLYFCSAYTGRSIHRDPAIRRAFLVVFLVIVGVKLTNPIHQWYFVAEWATEPFAYLEMRHRAFHWIVMGLAYALAFVGFFMLFELFVRVNSDTRPLFVLIGLTGIPVVLDVAGAVSPNILDITYSSIGVAAFSVGVFSLYFDQFQFVRVAGETTDPIVVVDESGDLRDYNQRAAELFPELSNSIDEPLSTLAPDLAAAIDEQDSILQLEDSDGTRYYNVSSNPFMTGGAQTGRSIVLTDVTHREQYRQELETKNQKLEQFASIVSHDLRNPLQVAKGRVELAIEDQDVKHLEPVVRAHKRMEQLIEEMLTLAREGVAIDETEAVDLRRLAEQSWEMVAATDASLSVDIGDGTTVSADPERLQQLFENLFRNAVEHSSTSPPSQTPEDAVEHGGSDVVVTVGVLADGAGFYVEDNGPGIPPDDREQIFETGYTTSEGGTGFGLAIVSEIVDAHGWDIRAVEGSAGGARFEIRTE
- a CDS encoding VOC family protein, which codes for MLTGLRRLGLEVKSLDRARGFYEGRLGLTRAGSDGRERVCYRVGSGDATPTALLLRRPTDRPRGGVHTHYAFSTTAAAYSQWRRRLADLDPVEFSFGSSDSLYVYDPDGNCVEIGSVDASTAGESVAPPDADESAPPLTGIFEVVLEVMNLPRAEARYRRLGFEVIDRGSERHRVRLDGPVALELWEPQLGIADARGGLHVDLAFLTPNPDAAVEAGGPWPSDPEAVDGGVRVVDDDGHVLTFLRA
- a CDS encoding hybrid sensor histidine kinase/response regulator; amino-acid sequence: MAETTGEARDSSTEIRVLHVDDDPAIVDLTAAFLTRFDDSFTVYTSTDAESALERIEGERIDCVVSDYEMPEMDGLELLERVRGLGRDVPFILFTGRGSEEIASKAISAGVTDYLQKETGTEQYTVLANRIENAVEQTRSQQALAESEKRLSRFIEQSPLGTIEYDESFTIVRVNEAAAEITGYSADELVGGTWLPIVPEDERRHVAEVERQLLANRGGYQSVNDIVRADGTRRLCAWHNRVVTDDDGDIITIFSQFEDITEEQRQREELEQTNILRSTLFETLPVGVLAEGADRNVLRVNERLLELFEISADPDDVIGTDCEAFARQISDRFADPEAFVSRTEELIDARESIWNDELLLEDGRAYERNYRPIELPDGQGHLWVYYDVTERKRREQRLEALNETARELMTAESCTEVAEIGVEAAETVLNLDASVINFHEEGVGLVPIAYSETATELVGDLPTFSEGEGIAWRVYEQGEAQSIGNVLTDPDVYNTDTQIRSELYVPLDEYGVLIAGSPTPDAFGPEDVVLGEILGVNIVTALEQVQRNERLRERERELTKQNARLEEFASVVSHDLRNPLNVAEGRLELARSECDSEELEHVANAHERMAELIDDLLILARDRDTDLDLTPVSLADFVEACWRNVDTGDADLAVDVSGTISADETQLRQLFENLFRNAVEHGSTSPPSQTQGNAVEHSSTSPPSQTPEDAVEHGGSDVVVTVGVLADDAGFYVEDNGPGIPPDDREQIFEYGYSTTHEGTGFGLSIVQQCAMSHGWEIHAVEGKDGGARFEITGVDIKE
- a CDS encoding cupin domain-containing protein, which gives rise to MTTLDLYDDVRSTLDPEEGEIQTAELVVTDDVLVKAFALGPGAELEPHEHAESTNVFHVLEGSVIVLRDDERETVDAPGVVRHDRGAIHGARNETDEVVVFTASLCPLP
- a CDS encoding RAD55 family ATPase — encoded protein: MDRIPFGVSRFDSVVGGGAPSGTVVLLVGEPGAGAREFMYTSATMNAVAHADPELFELHYGDLHETARLPDAVQYLSFTDDEEKLRREMSYVLDDKLVNAAADRIEVRDFSPEYFQLSPVPREWYLGETTKLQDLGGREERSSVLTALGRHLNAHAPENLVVIDSITDLLAAISDEMAWNDIAMVLRGLAKAAHRWDGLVLAYASREAIGETQLGHLMDAADGTLQFEWESGGSKRARTMVVQEFRGVLSQIEREDIVRFETEIHEGGFDVSDVRKIR
- a CDS encoding DUF5779 family protein, which produces MSDFNLNLSEAEEHLGDDVEGDVVLGVLDGSTDPDVWIDAVESDNVLVLAVDGDLNELAKGFARPVRDLGGSLTHFRRFLVVAPPGVDIDTDRL
- a CDS encoding LeuA family protein; translation: MRISDQTQCLTTTWRLSRTPRLVEFFQGTLAQITESEIENVRIFDTTLRDGEQSPRTSFSYDEKRDIAATLDEMGTHVIEAGFPVNSDAEFESVSDIAAATDTTVCGLARVVDKDVEAAIDSGVGLVHVFVSTSDVQLADSMHASREEAVERAVASVERVKEAGVEVMFSPMDATRTDIDFLADILSAVDEAGVDWVNIPDTCGVATPTRFASMVREVRKHTDARVDVHAHDDFGLAAANAMAGFEAGASQAQVSVNGIGERAGNAAFEEVVMSAESLYGVDTGIDTTRITELSRMVEEASDIPVPANKPVVGRNAFSHESGIHAAGVIENADTFEPGVMTPEMVGAQREFVLGKHTGTHSVRKRLEESGFAPTDTEVREVTRRVKDYGAEKERVTVDVLTRFAREADVERPDEDEQEEVRA